The window AGAACATGGCCGTGGTTTTGCAGTTGTTGCGCAAGAAGTGGCAAAATTAGCAGAACGTTCTCAATCCAACGCGGGAACCATTGCCAAAATTGTAAAAGATGCTGGTTTAAAGATCAACGAAGGAACTCGTTATTCCAAAGAAGTCAAATCCCAAGTGGAAAATCAAAATAGTGAATTATTACGCATCGAAACGGAAATCCTAAGTTTGGAAGGCCATGTCACGGAACAGGAAGTCCTAAATCAAAAACTCAGAAATACTTTTTCCGAACTCCATGTACTCTCTGAACAAATTGGGATCATAGCACAGGAACAAATGTCTGGGAGCCGAGAGATCAATCGGGCCATCACGGTCATCGACGAAACCACTCAAAAATTAGCGGATTCAGTCCAACTCCTCTATGAAGAGATTAGCGAAATCCACACCCAAGCAAAACAACTCCATCATGATTAGGGATTTAGATGAAACTGAATTTGGTTCTTCCCTAAAACCTGTCTTTACAAGAGTCTCTGCTGATAGATTTTTGGGATATTGGCAATTTATTTCAAGTGCAAGTGAAATCGGCGATGACCAAATCTCATACTTCTCCAAGGCCTGTGCATGGCAAACGCATTGAAGATACCATCATGGATCTTTTAGAAGAAGATCCGAACCAGGAAAGCCAACTCATCTCAAAATTAGAATTGAGCCATCCTCATCTCAAAGATAGATCACTTCTGTATTCGACAGTTCTGAAAGTACTCACCTCTCTTGAATTGATCGAATCTGAGGCGATGGACGTTTGGCATGCAGTTTTAGAGAACCAAACCAAACTCTCCGAATGTTTAAAAAGACCTGTCGGATTTCGTGTTGCCTTATTAGATTTTTTTACAAACCAAAACCAAAAAATCAAAAACCCTAAAATCATAGAACTTCGATTGTATTCAGAAACGGAAAAACTGATCTTAGTGGATGAACTCACAAGGCTTTACAATCGTCGGCATTTTGAAACTGCTCTTCTTCGTGAATTCAAACAATCCACTCGTTACAACCTAAACCTTTCGCTCCTTATCATTGATATTGATGATTTCAAAAAAATCAATGATACCTATGGACATTTGATGGGTGATGAAATCTTAAAACAAATTGCTAGTAAAATCTCTACCAGTTTACGAATGGAAGATACTGCGTGTCGTATTGGTGGGGAAGAATTTGCCATCATCTTCCCACAATCAAACGAATCACAAGCTCTCAAAGCCGCCGAAAAATTATTAGAAGCATGTCGCACGATTCAAATTAGTGGGAAACCTGTCACGATCAGTGGAGGACTTGTCTCCTATCCTGAAAAGGTAAAACGTTGCGAAGATATGTATGATTTAGCCGATCGAGCCTTGTACACTGCAAAAGACACAGGCAAAAATCAAATCATCGTGTATTCCAATGAAAAACGAAGTAGTCTCCGATTTGAAACCAATTTGGAATTGTTTTGTGTCCTACCAAATAAAACCATTCGATCGATTTCCAAAAATATATCCATCACTGGCATTGCCTTCGAAACGGAAGATGATTTATCTTTGAACGATTCCATTCCTGTTTTACTACGCGAATCAGACTCGAATCACGAAATCAATGCGAAGATCAAAGTGGTGAGAAAACAAAAAATTGGTGAAAAGAGTTATAGTGTAGGAGCGGAATTCGTGGAACTTTCCAACGAATCCCAAACCAAACTAGCTGATTTATATCTACTACACCAATTTAAAGCAAAGAGCCCAATGGGTGCAGTAGTTTAAACTAAAAAAGATAAGTTCGCTTAACGAGAATTAGGCATATCTCCTAAACCACCAGCATTGATGACAGAAGAGTAACCACTCGCAGTCAAAATTTGTTTTGCCCTTTCACTCCGTGCTCCGGAACGGCAATAAACCACAATTTTGGATTGTTTGTTTTTAATTGCACCAAGCTCATTTGGTAACACATCGACCGGAATATTGATCGAACCTGGGAAATGGCCTTCCGCAAATTCTGATTTTGTTCGAACGTCCACAACTACCGCTCCACTTTGGATCCATTCTTGCACCATTTGTTTATCTCCTTTGGATTGAATCTTTTTCACGAAAACAAAGAGGAATCCAATGATCACTCCCACAATTACAAATGTTTTCATATTTATCTCTTTTTTCCATTTTTTCCTTGCAAGGATTGGAGTCAAGAAAAAGTGTATACCATAGGGGGTATGGTATACAGACCATTCCCTTACCATTCGAAAGGAAAAATAATGTTGAATGGTGAAAAAAATTTAGGAGAATGATACCATGGTAGATACAGATTCGATGAATGGAATTCAGATAAAACCTCTATATGACTTTGCCTCAGGGACATGGACTTACTTACTTTTAGAGATTGAATCAAAACAAGCAGTACTCATAGATCCTGTGATCGAAAATCTTGAAAGAGACTTACAACTACTCGAATCTATGGAGTTTCAATTGGTAGCGACCATTGAAACACATATGCATGCTGATCACATTACAGCGGCTGGTAATTTGAGGGAAAAAACAGGATGTGACTCCTATGCCCCCGAACACTCTGGAGCAACCTGTGCGACTCATTTTTTAAAAGATAATGATGAGATTGTGATTGGAAAATTAAATATGAAAGTGATCCACACGCCAGGTCATACACCTTGTTCCATTTCGTTATTTTTAAATGGA of the Leptospira biflexa serovar Patoc strain 'Patoc 1 (Paris)' genome contains:
- a CDS encoding diguanylate cyclase — translated: MTKSHTSPRPVHGKRIEDTIMDLLEEDPNQESQLISKLELSHPHLKDRSLLYSTVLKVLTSLELIESEAMDVWHAVLENQTKLSECLKRPVGFRVALLDFFTNQNQKIKNPKIIELRLYSETEKLILVDELTRLYNRRHFETALLREFKQSTRYNLNLSLLIIDIDDFKKINDTYGHLMGDEILKQIASKISTSLRMEDTACRIGGEEFAIIFPQSNESQALKAAEKLLEACRTIQISGKPVTISGGLVSYPEKVKRCEDMYDLADRALYTAKDTGKNQIIVYSNEKRSSLRFETNLELFCVLPNKTIRSISKNISITGIAFETEDDLSLNDSIPVLLRESDSNHEINAKIKVVRKQKIGEKSYSVGAEFVELSNESQTKLADLYLLHQFKAKSPMGAVV
- a CDS encoding rhodanese-like domain-containing protein, whose amino-acid sequence is MKTFVIVGVIIGFLFVFVKKIQSKGDKQMVQEWIQSGAVVVDVRTKSEFAEGHFPGSINIPVDVLPNELGAIKNKQSKIVVYCRSGARSERAKQILTASGYSSVINAGGLGDMPNSR
- a CDS encoding MBL fold metallo-hydrolase encodes the protein MVDTDSMNGIQIKPLYDFASGTWTYLLLEIESKQAVLIDPVIENLERDLQLLESMEFQLVATIETHMHADHITAAGNLREKTGCDSYAPEHSGATCATHFLKDNDEIVIGKLNMKVIHTPGHTPCSISLFLNGRYVFTGDALFVRGCGRTDFQGGSAESLYHSITGKLFLLPDETIVYPGHDYKGFVSSTIGEEKKWNPRIANRSLEEFQSIMDNLNLPEPKKIHEAVPANRACGKTL